A genomic region of Streptosporangium lutulentum contains the following coding sequences:
- a CDS encoding PTS-dependent dihydroxyacetone kinase phosphotransferase subunit DhaM, with the protein MVGIVLISHSGPLAAEVAALAAQIGGENVPLAAAGGTEDGGLGTSPGLVEAAIEEVDRGDGVILIPDLGSSVLTARLFAGPDVVIADVPFVEGTIAAAVSAGSDMPLKDVLAAAEEARTFRKL; encoded by the coding sequence ATGGTAGGCATCGTTCTCATCTCACACAGTGGTCCGCTGGCCGCCGAGGTCGCGGCCCTGGCCGCGCAGATCGGCGGCGAGAACGTCCCGCTGGCGGCGGCCGGAGGCACCGAGGACGGTGGCCTCGGCACCAGCCCCGGCCTGGTGGAGGCGGCGATCGAGGAGGTGGACCGGGGGGACGGGGTGATTCTCATCCCCGACCTGGGGAGCTCGGTGCTGACCGCCCGGCTGTTCGCAGGACCGGACGTGGTGATCGCCGACGTGCCGTTCGTGGAGGGAACCATCGCCGCCGCCGTGTCGGCGGGCTCGGACATGCCGCTGAAGGACGTGCTCGCGGCGGCCGAGGAGGCCAGGACCTTCCGCAAACTCTGA
- a CDS encoding winged helix-turn-helix transcriptional regulator, which yields MTTQSAAQRQAEVRVSHRARFAACPTNRLLDRIGDKWVGLILKELAEGRCRYGELARTIAGASQKMLTQTLRNLERDGLVSRTVTPAVPARVDYELTPLGRSLLPVIRAVTEWAERHIDEVDAAHEAYDTRER from the coding sequence ATGACCACGCAAAGCGCCGCGCAACGGCAGGCGGAGGTCCGGGTCTCGCACCGGGCCCGTTTCGCCGCCTGCCCCACCAACCGGCTGCTCGATCGCATCGGCGACAAGTGGGTCGGCCTCATCCTCAAGGAGCTGGCCGAGGGCCGGTGCCGCTACGGGGAGCTGGCCCGCACGATCGCCGGGGCGAGCCAGAAGATGCTCACTCAGACCCTGCGCAACCTCGAACGCGACGGTCTCGTCTCCCGCACCGTGACCCCGGCCGTCCCGGCGCGCGTGGACTACGAGCTCACCCCGCTGGGCCGGAGCCTGCTGCCCGTCATCCGGGCCGTGACGGAGTGGGCCGAGCGGCACATCGACGAGGTCGACGCCGCCCACGAGGCCTACGACACCCGCGAACGCTGA
- a CDS encoding NAD-dependent epimerase/dehydratase family protein encodes MTILVTGATGRVGSRFVPRLLQQGEPVRVLVRDPVRAAFLGALGAEVVVGDLRDTDALDDVLKGAEVVVHLGAAFRGVSDEEAVAVNHAATVELAVSALRSGVTRFVYASTTLAYGSGRGRPALEADELVPPGRAYPTSKAGAEKALLRLHRDEGLPLRVARLAFVYGDGDPHLAESLLWARDWPSHKRLHLVHHADVAQALLRVVRADGADGEAFNVADDAPVTALELLNLNGEPVAGEAADRTLDDPWEGIADTSKIRRELGFRPIHPTVHAAKDAGAL; translated from the coding sequence ATGACCATCCTCGTGACCGGCGCGACCGGTCGAGTCGGCAGCCGGTTCGTCCCTCGCCTGCTCCAGCAGGGGGAGCCCGTCCGGGTGCTCGTCCGCGACCCGGTCCGGGCCGCTTTCCTGGGCGCTCTCGGCGCCGAGGTCGTCGTCGGCGACCTGCGTGACACCGACGCCCTCGACGACGTCCTCAAGGGCGCCGAGGTCGTCGTTCATCTCGGCGCGGCCTTCCGCGGCGTCTCCGACGAGGAGGCGGTCGCCGTCAACCACGCCGCCACGGTCGAGTTGGCCGTGTCCGCGCTTCGATCCGGCGTCACCCGGTTCGTCTACGCGAGCACCACCCTCGCCTACGGCTCCGGACGGGGCCGCCCGGCGCTTGAGGCGGATGAGCTCGTTCCGCCGGGGCGGGCCTACCCCACGAGTAAGGCGGGCGCGGAGAAAGCCCTCCTGCGACTCCATCGGGACGAGGGGTTGCCCCTGCGCGTCGCCCGTCTGGCCTTCGTCTACGGCGACGGCGATCCGCACCTCGCCGAATCGCTCCTGTGGGCACGCGACTGGCCGTCGCACAAGCGCCTGCACCTGGTGCATCACGCCGACGTCGCCCAGGCCCTGCTGCGGGTCGTCCGGGCGGACGGCGCGGACGGAGAGGCGTTCAACGTCGCCGACGACGCACCCGTCACCGCGCTGGAGCTGCTGAACCTCAACGGCGAGCCGGTCGCCGGGGAGGCGGCGGACCGGACCCTCGACGACCCCTGGGAGGGCATCGCCGACACCTCCAAGATCCGGCGTGAGCTCGGATTCCGGCCGATCCATCCCACCGTCCACGCCGCCAAGGACGCCGGGGCCCTCTGA
- the dhaK gene encoding dihydroxyacetone kinase subunit DhaK, with amino-acid sequence MKKLINDIESVVPDALRGLAAAHPELRVDEESRIVLRAAGPRPGKVGLVSGGGSGHEPLHTGFVGYGMLDAACPGEVFTSPVPHQMIEATTAVNGGAGVLHIVKNYTGDVLNFQMTAELSAEENIEVAAVLVDDDVAVHNSIHTAGRRGTGATVFVEKIAGALAEAGAPLREVLRVAEEVNARSRSFGIGLSSCTTPAVGKPTFDLGDAEIELGIGIHGEPGRTRAAMRPARDLARIAMDALHDDLPISGDTLVMVNGMGGTPLIELYIVFAEVVDYLAEKGARAARSLVGNYTTSLDMQGFSITTCRLDDRLTRLWDAPVETPALRWGRLT; translated from the coding sequence GTGAAAAAGCTCATCAACGACATCGAGTCGGTCGTACCGGACGCGCTGCGCGGTCTCGCCGCCGCGCATCCCGAGCTGCGGGTGGACGAGGAGAGCCGGATCGTTCTCCGCGCCGCGGGGCCGCGTCCCGGCAAGGTCGGCCTGGTGTCCGGCGGGGGCTCCGGGCACGAGCCGCTGCACACCGGCTTCGTCGGGTACGGCATGCTCGACGCGGCCTGCCCCGGAGAGGTCTTCACCTCCCCGGTGCCCCACCAGATGATCGAGGCCACCACGGCGGTGAACGGCGGCGCCGGGGTGCTGCACATCGTGAAGAACTACACGGGCGACGTCCTGAACTTCCAGATGACCGCCGAGCTCTCCGCCGAGGAGAACATCGAGGTGGCGGCCGTACTGGTCGACGACGACGTGGCCGTGCACAACTCCATCCACACCGCGGGCCGCAGAGGCACCGGGGCCACGGTCTTCGTCGAGAAGATCGCCGGAGCCCTGGCCGAGGCCGGCGCTCCGCTGCGGGAGGTCCTGCGCGTCGCGGAGGAGGTCAACGCCCGCAGCCGTTCTTTCGGCATCGGGCTGAGCTCCTGCACCACACCCGCCGTGGGCAAGCCCACCTTCGACCTGGGCGACGCCGAGATCGAGCTGGGCATAGGCATCCACGGCGAGCCCGGCCGGACCCGCGCGGCCATGCGCCCCGCCCGTGACCTGGCCCGGATCGCGATGGACGCCCTCCACGACGACCTGCCGATCTCCGGGGACACCCTGGTCATGGTGAACGGCATGGGCGGCACGCCCCTGATCGAGCTGTACATCGTCTTCGCGGAGGTCGTCGACTACCTGGCCGAGAAGGGCGCGAGAGCGGCCCGGAGCCTCGTCGGCAACTACACCACCAGCCTCGACATGCAGGGCTTCTCGATCACGACCTGCCGACTGGACGATCGGCTCACCCGCCTCTGGGACGCCCCCGTCGAGACCCCCGCCCTGCGCTGGGGTCGTCTGACGTGA
- a CDS encoding cyclase family protein, whose product MESVRNGGIEVIDLTAPLTSETPILQLPEPFGNTVPFTLKEISRYDDRGPAWYWNDISTGEHSGTHFDAPIHWVTGKDGEDISQVPVERLIAPAVVLDFSAQADKDPDFLLEIEHVKEWEQANGPLPEGGWLLYRTGWDAHSHDQERFLNANETGPHTPGISAECAKWLAEETSIAGLGVETVGTDAGAAHSFDPPFPCHSFMLGAGKYGLTQLRNLDRLPVTGAVIVAPPLPIVGGSGSPVRVLALVEK is encoded by the coding sequence GTGGAAAGCGTTCGGAACGGCGGGATCGAGGTGATCGACCTCACGGCTCCGCTGACGTCGGAGACGCCGATCCTGCAGCTGCCCGAGCCGTTCGGCAACACCGTCCCCTTCACGCTGAAGGAGATCAGCCGCTATGACGACCGCGGCCCGGCCTGGTACTGGAACGACATCTCGACCGGCGAACATTCGGGAACGCATTTCGACGCGCCGATCCACTGGGTCACCGGCAAGGACGGCGAGGACATCTCACAGGTGCCGGTGGAGCGGCTGATCGCCCCGGCCGTGGTGCTCGACTTCTCCGCCCAGGCGGACAAGGACCCCGACTTCCTGCTGGAGATCGAGCACGTCAAGGAGTGGGAGCAGGCCAACGGGCCGCTTCCCGAGGGCGGGTGGTTGCTCTACCGCACCGGCTGGGACGCCCACTCCCACGACCAGGAGCGTTTCCTGAACGCGAACGAGACGGGCCCGCACACGCCCGGCATCTCGGCGGAGTGCGCCAAGTGGCTGGCCGAGGAGACCTCGATCGCCGGGCTCGGCGTGGAGACCGTGGGCACCGACGCGGGCGCCGCGCACAGCTTCGACCCGCCCTTCCCCTGCCACTCGTTCATGCTCGGCGCCGGGAAGTACGGCCTGACCCAGCTCCGCAACCTCGACCGGCTCCCGGTCACCGGCGCCGTGATCGTCGCCCCGCCGCTGCCCATCGTCGGCGGCTCCGGCAGCCCGGTGCGGGTGCTGGCACTGGTCGAGAAGTGA
- a CDS encoding lysophospholipid acyltransferase family protein has product MAEIVYPPVIGAARTLFRALDLKIRIEGAEHIPRTGGAVLVSNHISYLDFIFAGLTALPAKRLVRFMAKKEVFDHRISGPLMRGMHHIPVDRAAGAAAFGAALKSLRDGEVVGVFAEATISRSFTIKEIKNGAVRMAVGAKVPMIPMALWGTQRLWTKGHPKRLFQRHVPITIQVGEPMYPKRGDDYDAVSADLRERMATMLDQAQRSYPEIPPGAWWQPRHLGGTAPTPEEAAEMDETEAKDREARQP; this is encoded by the coding sequence ATGGCTGAGATCGTGTACCCCCCGGTCATCGGGGCCGCGCGGACCCTGTTCCGCGCCCTGGACCTCAAGATCCGTATTGAGGGCGCGGAGCATATCCCGCGAACCGGTGGAGCTGTGCTGGTCAGCAACCACATCAGCTATCTGGACTTCATCTTCGCCGGCCTGACCGCGCTGCCGGCCAAGCGCCTGGTGCGCTTCATGGCGAAGAAGGAGGTCTTCGACCACAGGATCTCCGGTCCGCTGATGCGTGGCATGCACCACATTCCGGTGGACCGCGCGGCGGGCGCCGCCGCGTTCGGGGCGGCGCTGAAGTCGCTCAGGGACGGCGAGGTCGTGGGCGTGTTCGCGGAGGCCACGATCAGCCGGTCCTTCACGATCAAGGAGATCAAGAACGGCGCGGTCCGGATGGCCGTCGGCGCGAAGGTGCCGATGATCCCGATGGCCCTCTGGGGCACCCAGCGGCTGTGGACCAAGGGCCACCCCAAGAGGCTGTTCCAGCGGCACGTGCCGATCACCATCCAGGTCGGCGAGCCCATGTATCCCAAGCGCGGCGACGACTACGACGCCGTCAGCGCCGATCTGCGCGAGCGCATGGCCACGATGCTGGACCAGGCCCAGCGGAGCTACCCGGAGATCCCCCCGGGCGCCTGGTGGCAGCCCCGCCACCTCGGCGGCACCGCCCCCACGCCGGAGGAGGCCGCCGAGATGGACGAAACCGAGGCGAAGGACAGGGAGGCCCGTCAGCCGTAA
- a CDS encoding thiamine pyrophosphate-binding protein, producing MNVAEAVGRVLASLGVDTAFGVVGSGNFHVTNALIEHGVRYVAARHEGGAATMADAYARLSGKVGVLSVHQGPGLTNAMTGITEAAKSRTPLIVLAGEVTAPRSNFFVDQTALATAVGAVPMRIGSAGTAVAETAEAFRLARDERRTVLLNLPLEVQDQTVQNPPDAAFPDSGATLQAGGEPEAEAAGRLAEILAAARRPVFVAGRGGRTARRELERLAERAGALLATSAVAKGLFRGNPWSLDVSGGFASPLTAELIRDADVIVGWGCALNMWTMRQGALIGPDATVVQVDLDPAALGAHRPVHLGVVGDVALTARAVTDLLGEAGRGPHPAAPGEYGAGTPAPSGGSVAGTPAASDRDAAGRERAASGGVGYRSEALAGRIAGENRWRDVPYADEGGDGRIDPRTLTIELDDLLPAERVVSIDSGNFMGYPAMFLDVPDEFGFCFTQGFQSIGLGLATAIGAAVARPDRLPVAALGDGGALMGIAELETVVRLGLPMVIVVYDDEGYGAEVHHFGPDGHRLDTVTFPPADLAAIARGFGCEAVTVRDRADLAAVAGWVKGPRDRPLLVHAKVSAARGSWWLEEAFRGH from the coding sequence GTGAACGTCGCCGAAGCCGTGGGCCGGGTCCTCGCCTCCCTCGGCGTGGACACCGCCTTCGGGGTGGTGGGCAGCGGCAACTTCCACGTCACCAACGCGCTGATCGAGCATGGTGTGCGATACGTCGCCGCGCGCCACGAGGGCGGCGCGGCGACCATGGCCGACGCCTACGCGCGCCTCAGCGGCAAGGTCGGGGTACTCAGCGTTCATCAGGGACCGGGTCTCACCAACGCGATGACCGGCATCACGGAGGCGGCCAAGAGCCGCACGCCGCTCATCGTGCTGGCCGGAGAGGTGACCGCGCCACGGTCCAACTTCTTCGTCGACCAGACCGCCCTGGCCACGGCGGTCGGCGCCGTCCCGATGCGGATCGGCTCCGCCGGGACCGCCGTCGCCGAGACCGCCGAGGCGTTCCGCCTCGCGCGCGACGAGCGGCGCACGGTTCTGCTCAACCTTCCGCTGGAGGTGCAGGACCAGACCGTCCAGAACCCGCCGGACGCCGCCTTCCCCGACTCCGGCGCCACCCTGCAGGCGGGGGGCGAGCCGGAGGCGGAGGCGGCCGGGCGGCTGGCGGAGATCCTCGCGGCGGCGCGGCGGCCGGTGTTCGTGGCGGGGCGAGGAGGCCGTACGGCTCGGCGGGAGCTCGAAAGGCTCGCCGAGCGGGCAGGGGCGCTGCTCGCCACCTCCGCCGTGGCCAAGGGGCTTTTCCGGGGCAACCCCTGGAGCCTGGACGTGAGCGGAGGCTTCGCCTCGCCCCTCACCGCCGAACTCATCCGCGACGCGGACGTGATCGTGGGCTGGGGCTGCGCGCTCAACATGTGGACCATGCGTCAGGGCGCGCTGATCGGCCCGGACGCCACGGTCGTCCAGGTCGACCTGGATCCCGCGGCCCTCGGCGCCCACCGCCCCGTCCACCTCGGGGTGGTCGGCGACGTCGCCCTCACCGCGCGGGCCGTCACGGACCTGCTCGGCGAGGCCGGGCGAGGCCCCCACCCGGCCGCACCGGGCGAGTACGGCGCCGGCACGCCGGCCCCGTCCGGCGGGAGCGTCGCCGGCACGCCGGCCGCCTCCGATCGGGACGCCGCCGGACGGGAGCGAGCCGCGTCCGGCGGCGTCGGATACCGGTCCGAGGCGCTGGCCGGGCGGATCGCCGGGGAGAACCGCTGGCGGGACGTGCCCTACGCCGACGAGGGCGGGGACGGCCGGATCGACCCCCGGACATTGACGATCGAGCTGGACGACCTGCTCCCCGCGGAACGCGTCGTCTCCATCGACTCCGGAAATTTCATGGGATATCCGGCGATGTTCCTCGATGTCCCCGACGAGTTCGGTTTCTGCTTCACCCAGGGCTTCCAGTCGATCGGACTCGGCCTGGCCACCGCGATCGGCGCGGCCGTGGCCCGGCCGGACCGGCTTCCGGTGGCCGCGCTCGGCGACGGCGGCGCGCTGATGGGCATCGCCGAACTGGAGACGGTCGTACGGCTCGGCCTCCCGATGGTGATCGTGGTCTACGACGACGAGGGCTACGGCGCCGAGGTCCACCACTTCGGCCCGGACGGGCACCGCCTGGACACCGTCACCTTCCCGCCCGCCGACCTCGCCGCCATCGCCAGGGGATTCGGCTGCGAGGCGGTGACCGTACGGGATCGGGCGGATCTGGCGGCGGTGGCCGGGTGGGTGAAGGGGCCCCGGGACCGGCCGTTGCTGGTCCACGCCAAGGTCAGCGCCGCGCGCGGCTCGTGGTGGCTGGAGGAGGCCTTCCGAGGGCACTGA
- the dhaL gene encoding dihydroxyacetone kinase subunit DhaL, which translates to MNAAFFASWIEEIIRTVHVERDRLTRLDAAVGDADHGANLDRGFAAVAPVLAAKQPDTTGALLKQVGDTLIRNVGGASGPLYGMAFREMGKVLGDTPDVSVAELCTALRAGLAGIQKLGAAVEGDKTLVDALIPAIRALEQAVRDGVKQQEAIAAAAAAALAGAEATIPMLARKGRASYLGPRSVGHEDPGAASTALIFAALNTVATR; encoded by the coding sequence GTGAACGCCGCCTTCTTCGCCTCCTGGATCGAGGAGATCATCCGGACCGTCCACGTGGAGAGGGACCGGCTGACCCGGCTGGACGCCGCGGTCGGCGACGCCGACCACGGGGCCAACCTCGATCGGGGCTTCGCCGCGGTCGCGCCGGTGCTGGCCGCCAAGCAGCCGGACACCACCGGGGCGCTGCTGAAGCAGGTCGGGGACACTCTGATCCGCAACGTCGGCGGGGCTTCGGGCCCCCTGTACGGCATGGCGTTCCGTGAGATGGGCAAAGTCCTGGGCGACACCCCCGACGTGTCGGTCGCGGAGCTCTGCACCGCCCTGCGGGCCGGGCTGGCCGGGATCCAGAAGCTGGGGGCGGCGGTCGAAGGCGACAAAACCCTGGTGGACGCCCTCATCCCGGCGATCCGGGCTCTGGAGCAGGCCGTACGGGATGGGGTGAAACAGCAGGAGGCGATCGCCGCCGCGGCGGCGGCGGCCCTCGCCGGGGCGGAGGCCACGATCCCGATGCTGGCCCGCAAGGGGCGGGCCAGCTATCTCGGTCCTCGCAGCGTGGGCCACGAGGACCCCGGCGCGGCCTCCACCGCGCTCATCTTCGCCGCTCTGAACACGGTCGCGACACGATGA
- a CDS encoding NADPH-dependent F420 reductase — MTTIAVLGSGHVARALVGKLRDAGHEVVVGSRDPHGSATAGWAASGVRVAGLPDAAGSAEVIVNAMPGSASVRTLTGLAAQLSGKVLLDVANAVEVDPAGFAAALLYPGGSLAEELQRALPGTRVVKTLNTVHDSVMADPARLSAPPAAFVSGNDADAKKTVTGLLTDLGWSPEWIIDLGDVETARVPEAFALMIRHLIHALGPVPFAMAVAR; from the coding sequence ATGACGACGATCGCCGTCCTCGGCTCCGGGCACGTGGCCCGCGCACTTGTCGGTAAGCTCCGCGACGCGGGGCACGAGGTGGTCGTGGGGTCCCGGGATCCGCACGGCTCCGCGACCGCCGGATGGGCCGCCTCCGGCGTACGCGTCGCCGGTCTGCCGGACGCGGCGGGCTCGGCCGAAGTGATCGTCAACGCCATGCCGGGTTCGGCGTCGGTGCGGACGCTGACCGGCCTTGCGGCACAGCTGTCGGGCAAGGTCCTCCTCGACGTCGCGAACGCCGTCGAGGTCGACCCGGCCGGTTTCGCGGCGGCGCTGCTGTACCCGGGCGGCAGCCTGGCCGAGGAGCTTCAGCGGGCGCTGCCCGGGACGCGCGTGGTGAAGACGCTCAACACCGTGCACGACTCGGTCATGGCCGATCCGGCCCGCCTGTCCGCGCCTCCCGCCGCCTTCGTGTCCGGGAACGACGCCGACGCCAAGAAGACCGTCACCGGTCTGCTCACCGACCTGGGCTGGTCACCGGAGTGGATCATCGATCTCGGGGACGTGGAGACCGCCCGGGTGCCCGAGGCGTTCGCGCTGATGATCCGTCATCTCATCCACGCCCTGGGACCCGTGCCGTTCGCCATGGCCGTCGCACGATAG
- a CDS encoding MarR family winged helix-turn-helix transcriptional regulator yields the protein MEERDPGRDDQLRSETWKGLYEFFMAEHERRVEALTELGVSPGDLKALMRLVPDRGEPMRALAGMWRCDASTVTWIVDRLEKQGLVERQAHQTDRRVKVVVLSPRGKQLRTRLLDDFYQPPAILSELSGADLEALHRLSTRLRPD from the coding sequence ATGGAAGAACGCGATCCCGGGCGGGACGACCAGCTCAGGTCCGAGACCTGGAAGGGGCTGTACGAGTTCTTCATGGCCGAGCACGAGCGCCGCGTCGAGGCCCTCACCGAGCTCGGCGTCAGCCCCGGAGACCTCAAGGCCCTCATGCGACTGGTCCCGGATCGCGGCGAACCGATGCGCGCGCTGGCCGGCATGTGGCGCTGCGACGCCTCGACCGTCACCTGGATCGTCGACCGGCTGGAGAAGCAGGGACTGGTCGAGCGTCAGGCCCACCAGACCGACAGGCGCGTCAAGGTCGTGGTTCTGAGCCCTCGCGGCAAACAGCTCCGAACGCGGCTGCTGGACGACTTCTACCAGCCACCCGCCATCCTGTCGGAACTGTCGGGCGCCGATCTGGAGGCGCTCCACCGGCTGTCCACACGGCTGCGCCCGGATTGA
- a CDS encoding sulfite exporter TauE/SafE family protein, with translation MTVAEVLGLAAVGVLAGVVSTVVSLASVVSYPALLAFGLSPLSANVTNTVALMFTGLGAAAGSRPELAGQGRRVLRLGWVTALGGATGALLLLLTPSQTFEVIAPWLIAAASLMLIRPPRLVALAGSPEAERGWAVRAALFAVAIYIGYFGAAGGILMFAVLAAVLDQTPVKVNAVKNVVSALANAVAAIGFAIFGPVDWSVVAPLAAGFLVGGWSGPAIARRLPGQSLRIVAAVCGLLVAIALGVDAYK, from the coding sequence GTGACTGTCGCTGAAGTGCTGGGGCTGGCCGCGGTGGGAGTGCTGGCGGGCGTGGTCAGCACGGTGGTGAGCCTGGCGTCCGTGGTGTCCTACCCGGCGCTGCTGGCGTTCGGCCTGTCCCCGCTGAGCGCGAACGTCACGAACACGGTCGCGCTGATGTTCACCGGCCTGGGGGCGGCGGCCGGATCGCGGCCGGAACTCGCGGGTCAGGGGAGGCGGGTCCTGCGACTGGGGTGGGTGACGGCGCTGGGAGGCGCCACCGGCGCGCTCCTGCTGCTGCTGACTCCGTCCCAGACGTTCGAGGTGATCGCGCCGTGGCTGATCGCGGCCGCCTCACTGATGTTGATCCGCCCTCCGAGGCTGGTCGCCCTGGCGGGAAGTCCCGAGGCGGAGCGCGGCTGGGCGGTGCGCGCCGCGCTGTTCGCGGTCGCGATCTACATCGGATACTTCGGAGCGGCCGGTGGGATCCTCATGTTCGCGGTGCTGGCGGCCGTGCTGGACCAGACGCCGGTCAAGGTCAACGCCGTCAAGAACGTGGTGTCCGCGCTGGCCAACGCCGTGGCCGCGATCGGCTTCGCGATCTTCGGGCCGGTGGACTGGTCCGTGGTGGCGCCGCTCGCCGCGGGGTTCCTGGTGGGAGGCTGGTCCGGCCCGGCGATCGCACGGCGGCTCCCCGGCCAGTCCCTCCGGATCGTCGCCGCCGTCTGCGGCCTGCTCGTCGCGATCGCACTCGGCGTCGACGCCTACAAGTGA